The nucleotide window GGCTTCTTACGAGCCATGCAGGACAGGATCATGCAGGCCAATGCTGCCGGACGTGAGGTAAAACAGATCGATAAACAGATTACCACACAACAGATACGTATCCAGGTTGCCAATCAGGAAATTACAAACATCCAGCAACAGATAGATAGTTCCGCAGAAGTAGAAGATTTTCTGAAAAACAAATATACCAACGAAGAACTCTATACCTGGATGAAAGATAACATGCGGGCGCTTTATCATCAGGTATATAATGTTGCCTACGAACTGGCAAAGAAGGCAGAAAAAGCATTCCGGTTTGAACGCGGCCTTACAGACTCTGATTTCATCCAGACCGGCTACTGGGACGCCTCACGCGACGGCCTGCTGGCAGGAGAACAGTTATATGTCAGTCTCAAACAACTGGAAGCTACCTATCAGAGCGAACGAGGATATGATTATGAGATCGTCAAACATATTTCTCTCCGGCAGATCAACCCGCTGGCGGTATTGCAGCTAAAAGCCACCGGCCAGTGCGAATTTGAACTGCCTGAATCACTGTTTGACATGGATTATCCGGGTCATTACAACCGTCGTATAAAATCGGTGGCACTATCCATCCCCTGTATCGTTGGCCCGTATACAGGTCTGAACGCAACATTGCGGATTATGGAAAATAAATTCCGAAATTCTCCCATTGCCAAAGATGCCAATGATTACCCTGAAAAACAGGAGGAGCAAGATGATCGTTTCAGCAGCTTTATTATTCCGATCACTGCAATAGCGGCCAGTACCGCACAAAACGACAGCGGTGTGTTTGACCTGAACTTCAAGGATGAGCGTTACCTGCCATTTGAAGGCGCCGGTGTAATCAGTAAACTGCGGCTCGAACTGCCCTCTTTCAGGCAATTCAACTACGACACTATTTCTGATGCCGTCGTTCATCTCCGGTATACCGCCTCTGAAGGTGGTAACCGTTTGGCCAAGGCTGCCGCAGGCACTGTCAGCAACCTCTTGAAAAGTATTGAGGGATTGGGCAAAGACGAAGGATTCTTTGCAGTAGTAGACGTGCTGCATGACCTTCCCATTGAATGGCACCAGGCATTACAGCAGAAAACGCCCGGCAATGAAATTTCGCTTCCGTTGGATAAAGTAATGGACTTCCTCCCTTATTACACCCGTATCAAAGATGACGGGACATTAAGAGATATAAAAAAGATCAATGCCGGAGATGTTACCGCGGTAATAGCTACTGCCTCCAATGTTGGTTTGTCTCTCCTACAACAGGAAACGTCTTTCGATTTCAGCCCCGCGGCAAAGATCGGTACCAACAAGGTTTTCACCTGTGCAACCGACGAAGCTAAATTCAACAACTGGGCGCTTAAAGTCACAGGAGTGGACCAGGAAATTGAAAAACTCTGGCTGATAATACGGTTTGTATTGAAAAACTAAATAAGCTAAAACTTATCAGGTGATCCCGGCCGGATCACCTGATAAGAAATTGCAATTGTACAAAAACAGGCTATATAGGAAATGGGTTAGTTTTCATCTACGAAATAACTTACTTCAAGAAATTTATCAGCAGCACCTTCTTCTACCTGATCTACTGTTCTTAATAATCACATTGGAAGCTACCATCCCTTTGTCATTTACTTCTGAAGGTAATAGGTCATGTGCCTTATATTTATTATAACTTTCCTGCAGCTCAGCATCGAATTTATCCATGATGGCCGCCTTCGAATTTTCATCAAGACCAGCGATGGCTAATTCCAGGAATAGTATTTCCTTTTGTTTTCCGAAGTATAGCCCTGCTACCTTGCCTACCTCTGAATGGCTTATGCTTCGATCATTGGAATGAGTAAAAATGTTGTAAAATCTTCCACCATTATCCAAATGGCTGATTGCTTCAGCAGCGTCTTTAAAGGGTTTGATTTTTTCCATTGCTTAAAATTTAGTGCTATCGTTTATTCCAACAGGATATTGCATCCTGATAAATTTAATCTTTTTAAAATCAAAAAAACAACCCATGACGTCAATACGCTATTCACCCAGGCAGATTAAACAGGTATCCAGGCATAAATCCACATATATATGAAGAAAGCAGATCTAAAGAAATACATCCTCGCTGGCAATACAACACTAAAGTAATCGTGATCACATGATAAACTGACCAAATCCAATACCATTAAAGCATTCGGAGCTTTTATTTATCAGTTGCAATACCTATATTCCGTTTTAAGGCTGGATGAATCAGGATGCTTTTTTCGACTGTCATTTATTACGTTATCTATTTTTCCCGTATGAAATACTTAATACCATTTTATTTTTTTATTATCTGCAGTAGTTACACTTTCGCCCAGGAAAAAATCCCTCCGGTAAAACCAGCTGTAGCTGGCAAGGATAGCAGCAAATCACTCAGAGAAGTAAACGTAGTTGCGCAAAAACCTTTCATCGCAATTGATAAGAATAAAATCATTTTATCTATTGATAAAAACAAAGTGGCCGGACAATCTGTTGCGGACATACTAAAAAAGGCACCCGGAATCACCATTCAAAACAATATCATTCTCTTTGAAGGCAGGCCCATCACTGCTCAGATGAAAGGGAAAACTATTCATCTATCTCTTTCAACACTAACAGACTTCCTGGGTGCGACGGCTGCCACCGCCATCAATGAGATAGAGATCATAACAGTTCCGCTCTCAAACGTGGATGCATCCGCTACCAGCGCGATCATTAATCTGAAACCGGCCAAAATTCCGGCCAACGGGTATAACACCAATCTCAACTTCAAAATAGGCACCAGGTCGGATTTTGGCAATGGTGGCATAGGAACAGCCGTTAATTTTAAATACAACAAACTCTCCGGTTTGGCTGCCATCAATTATTCCAGAGACCATCAGCTGAGTAAAGAAGAAGTCACCCGCAACTTAACGCCCACAGAAAAAAACAAGACTTCTTTGATACATGAACTCAACAACAGTAACAGTCAACCGGAAAACATACCGTTATCACTGAGCCTGGAATATACATTGAGCCCAAGAAGCCAGATAGGAACAGTCGTAAATGCCCTGTTTTCCAATACCTCAACAGAGCGGCATAACACCTCATCGATCTTCCTTCACCCCTTATCCACCGACGCTGCCGATTCGCTCATCACCATGCCGGGTACTCAAAAAAAACAAGGTCAATCTGGCGCCATCGACCTATACTATAGATTGAAACTGGATACGGCAGGCCAGGAATTAAACTTCAACACCGCCTATTCAAAAGGACATAGCACCTATATTAACTCGCAGGACTATGATTATTTCCTGACTGATGGCAGTTCCTATCAAACATCATCCAGCCTTAACCAATCCTCTGTCATGGATTTAGTTACCAAAAGCATACAGGTGGACTATATCAAACCAATCCGGAAAATTAAACTGGAATCCGGATTAAAATATGGCTGGACAAGTGTTAACCAAAACCTGCAGCAAACTATAACCAACAAAAACGGCTCTACTCAATTGAATGACGAACCCGCCTATGACGAAAATATTTTTGCGGGATATGTAAACCTGTCCGGCGCCATCGGTAATACCAGCTATTCAATTGGTGTAAGAGGAGAAAACACTGCTATTAAATCATTCCCCATAGATACCTATGGAAGCACAAACAGAAGCTATTTCAAGGTATTTCCCACCTTACTTTTTTCCAGGAGAGCAGGCCAAAGCAGCTTTGTTTTGAGTTATAAAAAGAGTATTGAAAGACCCCGCTTCTCCCGCTTGACAAATTTCAAATATTACATAAGTCCTTTCTACTATTATACCGGTAACCCTGGCTTACAGCCTTATTTCCAAAATGCCACCAGGTTTTCCTGGACATTTAAAAACAGATTCCAGGTAGTAGCCAGTTACACCTGGTACAAAAACAACATGCTGGAATATGCTGAACTGGACACTATTAACAATATTACGAGAGGATTGATTGCTAATAACGGAGACTTTAGAAGTGCTATTCTGAACCCCAATTATTTTGCAAACATGACCAAATGGTGGTATACCAACACCGGCTTCAGAATTATGCAAAGACACCTTGGCTTTGTCTCCAATCAACAATCAACCAGCTTAGACAACACAAACTTTAGCGTTAATACATTAAATACCTTCACCCTTTCCAAAAGCATGAAATGTGAGTTTTATGCTTATTATAATTCTCCTACTTATTATAGTGCCTCTAAAACCGGCGAGTTTTATTTCGTGGATGTAAGCATCTTTAAAAATGTATTAAAAGGAATGGGACAGCTTTCTCTTTCCGTAAGCGATATTTTTTTCACGAATATTTCAAAGTCAGATGCCCAATATGCACTAATCAGCTATAAATCCAGCAACAATTGGGATAGCCGGAATGTTCTTCTAGGGTTCAATTACCGGTTCGGCAGCAAAAGTTATAAAAGTAATCAGTTAAAGAAGTCTTCAGCCACCGATGATAT belongs to Chitinophaga sp. HK235 and includes:
- a CDS encoding outer membrane beta-barrel family protein, with product MKYLIPFYFFIICSSYTFAQEKIPPVKPAVAGKDSSKSLREVNVVAQKPFIAIDKNKIILSIDKNKVAGQSVADILKKAPGITIQNNIILFEGRPITAQMKGKTIHLSLSTLTDFLGATAATAINEIEIITVPLSNVDASATSAIINLKPAKIPANGYNTNLNFKIGTRSDFGNGGIGTAVNFKYNKLSGLAAINYSRDHQLSKEEVTRNLTPTEKNKTSLIHELNNSNSQPENIPLSLSLEYTLSPRSQIGTVVNALFSNTSTERHNTSSIFLHPLSTDAADSLITMPGTQKKQGQSGAIDLYYRLKLDTAGQELNFNTAYSKGHSTYINSQDYDYFLTDGSSYQTSSSLNQSSVMDLVTKSIQVDYIKPIRKIKLESGLKYGWTSVNQNLQQTITNKNGSTQLNDEPAYDENIFAGYVNLSGAIGNTSYSIGVRGENTAIKSFPIDTYGSTNRSYFKVFPTLLFSRRAGQSSFVLSYKKSIERPRFSRLTNFKYYISPFYYYTGNPGLQPYFQNATRFSWTFKNRFQVVASYTWYKNNMLEYAELDTINNITRGLIANNGDFRSAILNPNYFANMTKWWYTNTGFRIMQRHLGFVSNQQSTSLDNTNFSVNTLNTFTLSKSMKCEFYAYYNSPTYYSASKTGEFYFVDVSIFKNVLKGMGQLSLSVSDIFFTNISKSDAQYALISYKSSNNWDSRNVLLGFNYRFGSKSYKSNQLKKSSATDDIKSRSY